From one Kineococcus endophyticus genomic stretch:
- a CDS encoding glycogen debranching N-terminal domain-containing protein: MVDEASRDVSPWLSDLVCAVSAPTQWWCAPDGGVGNGIEGVWHGDVRVLSSARLTLGGDAVTTIRTAPDGAAGILTTGVARHLNDAFPDATVRVDRRRRVAPCRAREEVTVTSTAPLRARLEVRLGSDLGPMDVVRAGRPTSPVAPTGSGWVRGDVHVDVEGTGSVAVDGDDLVLVWDVDLPGRGSWRGSWELRAQDAAAVVVAPPAPAGWTERVEVASADVRLVRWVQRALADLEGLRMAHADRPDDVFVAAGAPWYLTLFGRDTLWTARLLLPLGWELAASTLRVLAHFQGVRNDPQTAEQPGRILHEVRPATADHGAMSLPPVYFGTVDATSLWVCLLHEAWQRGMPDDQVAELLPTLEAALGWQLAFGEEFLHYVDETGHGLANQGWKDSHDSVQWHDGSLADAPIALCEVQAYAYQAAVAGAELLEHFGRDGSVHREWAAGLRTRFRERFWVGREDGLTPDSFPAIALDGHGRAVDSLTSNTGHLLGTGLLDDDEAAVVAGHLASPGLAGGFGLRTLSSREVGFSPLSYHGGSVWAHDTAIAITGLVRDGFAEQAAPLVDGLLAAAEAFDYRIPELHAGDARDDVPVPVPYPASCRPQAWSSAAAVAIAAAGFPGTALTVR; encoded by the coding sequence ATGGTCGACGAAGCCTCCCGTGACGTCTCCCCGTGGTTGTCCGACCTCGTCTGCGCCGTCAGCGCACCCACCCAGTGGTGGTGCGCCCCCGACGGTGGCGTCGGGAACGGCATCGAGGGGGTGTGGCACGGCGACGTCCGGGTCCTGTCCTCGGCTCGCCTGACCCTGGGCGGCGACGCCGTGACGACCATCCGCACCGCCCCCGACGGCGCCGCCGGCATCCTCACCACGGGTGTCGCCCGCCACCTCAACGACGCCTTCCCCGACGCCACGGTCCGCGTCGACCGCCGGCGCCGCGTCGCCCCGTGCCGCGCGCGCGAGGAGGTCACCGTGACCTCCACCGCGCCGCTGCGGGCGCGGCTGGAGGTCCGGCTGGGCAGCGACCTCGGCCCCATGGACGTCGTCCGCGCCGGACGCCCCACCTCGCCCGTGGCCCCGACGGGTTCCGGTTGGGTACGCGGTGACGTGCACGTCGACGTCGAAGGGACGGGTTCCGTCGCGGTCGACGGCGACGACCTCGTCCTGGTGTGGGACGTCGACCTGCCCGGTCGCGGCTCCTGGCGCGGTTCGTGGGAACTGCGGGCGCAGGACGCGGCGGCGGTCGTCGTCGCCCCGCCCGCCCCCGCCGGCTGGACCGAGCGCGTCGAGGTCGCGTCCGCGGACGTCCGGCTCGTGCGGTGGGTGCAGCGGGCGCTCGCCGACCTGGAGGGGTTGCGGATGGCCCACGCCGACCGTCCCGACGACGTGTTCGTCGCCGCCGGCGCGCCCTGGTACCTGACGCTCTTCGGCCGCGACACGCTCTGGACCGCGCGGCTGCTCCTGCCCCTCGGGTGGGAACTCGCCGCGTCGACCCTGCGCGTGCTCGCCCACTTCCAGGGCGTGCGGAACGACCCGCAGACCGCCGAGCAACCCGGCAGGATCCTCCACGAGGTGCGGCCCGCGACGGCCGACCACGGCGCGATGTCGTTGCCGCCCGTGTACTTCGGGACCGTCGACGCGACCTCGCTGTGGGTCTGCCTGCTGCACGAGGCGTGGCAGCGGGGGATGCCGGACGACCAGGTCGCCGAGCTGCTGCCCACCCTCGAGGCCGCGCTCGGCTGGCAACTCGCGTTCGGCGAGGAGTTCCTGCACTACGTCGACGAGACCGGGCACGGGCTGGCCAACCAGGGGTGGAAGGACAGCCACGACTCGGTGCAGTGGCACGACGGTTCGCTCGCCGACGCCCCCATCGCGTTGTGCGAGGTGCAGGCGTACGCGTACCAGGCGGCCGTCGCCGGGGCGGAGCTGCTCGAGCACTTCGGTCGGGACGGTTCCGTGCACCGGGAGTGGGCCGCCGGGCTGCGGACGCGGTTCCGCGAGCGGTTCTGGGTGGGGCGCGAGGACGGGCTGACGCCGGACAGCTTCCCCGCCATCGCCCTCGACGGCCACGGCCGCGCCGTCGACTCCCTGACGTCGAACACCGGGCACCTGCTCGGGACGGGCCTGCTCGACGACGACGAGGCGGCGGTCGTCGCAGGGCACCTCGCGTCGCCGGGGTTGGCCGGGGGTTTCGGGCTGCGGACGCTGTCGAGCCGGGAGGTGGGATTTTCCCCGCTCAGCTACCACGGCGGGTCGGTGTGGGCCCACGACACGGCCATCGCGATCACGGGCCTCGTCCGGGACGGGTTCGCCGAGCAGGCCGCGCCGCTCGTCGACGGGCTGCTCGCCGCCGCCGAGGCGTTCGACTACCGGATCCCCGAACTGCACGCCGGGGACGCGCGCGACGACGTGCCGGTGCCCGTGCCGTACCCCGCGTCGTGCCGGCCGCAGGCGTGGTCGTCGGCGGCCGCGGTGGCCATCGCCGCTGCGGGGTTTCCGGGGACGGCGCTCACGGTCCGCTGA
- a CDS encoding LacI family DNA-binding transcriptional regulator yields MTTRRATLSSVAQAAGVSRQTVSNVLNAPDRVQPETAARVRAAIEAQHYVPSVAARQLRTGRSGSFGYRLSPEGKGISGSLLDRFLHALTEHAQRQGYRVSLFTARDDTAETLAYADLLRTTDLDGFVLSGTAPGDPRTRWLADQDVPFVTFGRPWEDEGVPHAWVDVDGAAGTRAATEHLRAAGHERVAFLGWPTGSGVGDDRRRGWREAAGPHAGPDVECVDDVPAARATFAAVLSDVTAVVCASDTLALGAHGAALRAGAPLDVVGFDDTPVAAALGLSSVAQPLPEAAAAVVRILHDQIDGGRHEHEQVLLPPRLVVRRRS; encoded by the coding sequence ATGACGACGCGGAGGGCGACGCTCAGCAGCGTCGCGCAGGCCGCCGGCGTCTCCCGGCAGACCGTCAGCAACGTCCTCAACGCCCCCGACCGCGTGCAGCCCGAGACCGCCGCCCGCGTCCGCGCCGCCATCGAGGCGCAGCACTACGTCCCCTCGGTCGCGGCCCGGCAGCTGCGCACCGGCCGGTCGGGCAGCTTCGGCTACCGGCTGTCCCCGGAGGGCAAGGGCATCAGCGGGTCCCTCCTCGACCGCTTCCTGCACGCCCTCACCGAGCACGCGCAGCGGCAGGGCTACCGCGTCTCCCTCTTCACCGCCCGCGACGACACCGCCGAGACGCTCGCCTACGCCGACCTGCTGCGCACGACCGACCTCGACGGGTTCGTCCTGTCCGGCACCGCGCCCGGCGACCCGCGGACCCGGTGGCTCGCCGACCAGGACGTCCCCTTCGTGACGTTCGGCCGCCCCTGGGAGGACGAGGGCGTGCCGCACGCGTGGGTCGACGTCGACGGGGCGGCCGGCACGCGCGCCGCGACGGAGCACCTGCGGGCCGCGGGTCACGAGCGCGTCGCCTTCCTCGGCTGGCCCACCGGCTCGGGGGTGGGCGACGACCGCCGCCGGGGATGGCGGGAGGCCGCCGGGCCGCACGCGGGGCCGGACGTCGAGTGCGTCGACGACGTCCCGGCCGCCCGCGCCACGTTCGCCGCGGTGCTCTCCGACGTCACGGCCGTCGTCTGCGCGAGCGACACCCTCGCACTCGGCGCCCACGGGGCCGCCCTGCGCGCGGGGGCGCCCCTCGACGTCGTGGGCTTCGACGACACCCCCGTCGCCGCGGCGCTGGGCCTGTCCAGCGTCGCCCAACCCCTGCCGGAGGCCGCCGCCGCGGTCGTCCGGATCCTGCACGACCAGATCGACGGTGGCCGTCACGAGCACGAACAGGTGCTGCTCCCCCCGCGCCTGGTCGTCCGCCGTCGCAGCTGA